A window of Salmo trutta chromosome 5, fSalTru1.1, whole genome shotgun sequence contains these coding sequences:
- the ppp4r3b gene encoding serine/threonine-protein phosphatase 4 regulatory subunit 3B isoform X5, with protein sequence MSDTRRRVKVYTLNEDRQWDDRGTGHVSSTFVERLKGISLLVRAESDGSLLLESKISPNTAYQKQQDTLIVWSEAENYDLALSFQEKAGCDEIWEKICQVQGKDPALEITQDPIDESEEERFEEMPETSHLVELPPCELARLEEIADLVTSVLSSPIRREKLALALMSEGYMKKLLQLFQVCEDLDNREGLHHLYEIVRGVLFLNKAALFEVMFSDDCIMDVVGCLEYDPALVQPKRHREFLTKTAKFKEVIPITDSELRQKIHQTYRVQYIQDIILPTPSVFEENFLSTLTSFIFFNKVEIVSMLQEDEKFLTEVFAQLTDEATEDGKRRELVNFFKEFCAFSQTLQPQNRDAFFKTLANLGILPALEIVMGMDDLQVRAAATDIFSYLVEFSPSMVREFVMQEPQQTDDDVLLINVVIKQMICDSDPELGGAVQLMGLLRTLIDPENMLTPTNKTEKTEFLSFFYKYCMQVLTAPLLANTVDEKKSKALQEGSTKINPVCPDNFQTAQLLALILELLTFCVEHHTYHIKTYIMNKDLLRRILVLMNSKHTFLALCALRFMRRIIGQKDEYYNRYIIKGNLFEPVINTLLDNGTRYNLLNSAIIELFEFIKVEDVKSLIAHIIDNYYKALESIEYVQTFKGLKGRYEQEKDRQTLRLNRYRRDARTLDEDEEMWFHEDEDDDEGEAVEKSRPEEEFPESYGKYMEAKKS encoded by the exons ATGTCGGATACTCGGCGGCGTGTGAAAGTATACACGCTGAATGAAGACCGACAGTGGGACGACAGGGGCACAGGACATGTCTCATCTACCTTTGTCGAACGACTGAAGGGAATATCATTATTAGTTCGGGCCGAATCCGACG GCTCACTTCTTCTGGAGTCTAAAATCAGCCCAAATACTGCATATCAAAAACAACAA GATACCCTGATTGTGTGGTCTGAAGCAGAGAACTATGATCTGGCTCTGAGTTTTCAGGAAAAAGCTGGCTGTGATGAAATCTGGGAAAAGATTTGTCAG GTGCAGGGGAAAGACCCTGCGCTGGAGATCACCCAGGACCCAATCGATGAGTCTGAGGAGGAGCGCTTCGAGGAGATGccagagaccagccacctggTGGAGCTGCCTCCCTGCGAGCTGGCCCGGCTGGAGGAGATCGCTGACCTTGTGACTTCTGTTCTGTCCTCGCCCATCCGCCGGGAGAAACTGGCCCTGGCCCTTATGAGCGAAGGTTACATGAAGAAGCTGCTGCAGCTCTTCCAGGTGTGTGAAGACCTGGACAACCGAGAGGGCCTACATCATCTGTATGAGATTGTGCGTGGCGTGCTCTTTCTCAACAAGGCGGCTCTATTTGAGGTCATGTTCTCAGACGACTGCATCATGGACGTGGTGGGCTGCCTGGAGTACGACCCGGCGCTGGTGCAGCCCAAAAGGCACCGTGAGTTCCTCACCAAGACGGCCAAGTTCAAGGAGGTGATCCCCATCACGGACTCAGAGCTGCGGCAGAAGATCCACCAGACGTACCGTGTGCAGTATATCCAGGACATCATCCTTCCCACTCCTTCCGTCTTCGAGGAGAACTTCCTTTCCACCCTCACATCCTTCATTTTCTTCAACAAGGTGGAGATAGTCAGCATGCTGCAG GAGGATGAGAAGTTCCTCACGGAAGTCTTTGCACAGCTAACGGATGAAGCCACAGAGGACGGTAAAAGGAGGGAACTA GTGAACTTCTTCAAAGAATTTTGTGCTTTTTCACAAACCTTGCAACCGCAAAATAGAGATGCTTTCTTCAAGACTCTGGCGAATCTAGGCATTCTTCCTGCTCTTGAGATAGTCATG GGGATGGACGACCTGCAAGTGAGGGCTGCAGCCACAGACATATTCTCATACCTGGTGGAGTTCAGCCCCTCCATGGTCCGAGAGTTTGTTATGCAGGAGCCACAGCAGACTGATGAT GATGTGCTGCTGATCAATGTGGTGATAAAGCAGATGATCTGTGACTCGGACCCTGAGCTGGGGGGTGCTGTGCAGCTGATGGGGCTCCTACGCACACTGATTGACCCAGAGAACATGCTGACACCCACCAAT AAAACGGAGAAGACCGAGTTCCTCAGCTTCTTCTACAAGTACTGCATGCAGGTCCTAACAGCCCCTCTATTGGCCAACACTGTAGACGAGAAGAAGTCTAAAG CTCTGCAAGAGGGGTCCACCAAGATCAACCCAGTGTGTCCTG ATAATTTCCAGACAGCTCAACTCCTGGCTTTGATTCTGGAGCTGCTGACATTCTGTGTTGAGCACCACACGTACCACATAAAGACATACATCATGAACAAGGACCTGCTACGACGAATCCTGGTGCTAATGAACTCTAAACACACCTTCCTGGCGCTGT GTGCTCTACGCTTCATGAGGAGGATAATCGGGCAGAAAGATGAGTACTACAACCGCTATATTATCAAAGGGAACCTGTTTGAGCCAGTCATCAACACTCTGCTGGACAATGGCACTAGATACAACCTCCTAAACTCGGCCATCATCGAACTCTTTGAGTTCATCAAAGTA GAGGATGTCAAGTCCCTGATAGCACACATCATAGACAACTACTACAAAGCACTTGAATCCATTGAATACGTTCAGACGTTCAAGGGCCTGAAGGGCAGATATGAGCAGGAGAAGGACCGGCAGACCCTGAGGCTCAACAG ATATCGTAGGGATGCCCGAACGCTGGACGAGGATGAGGAAATGTGGTTCCATGAAGATGAGGATGATGACGAAGGAGAGGCTGTTGAGAAAAGCAGGCCAGAAGAAGAGTTCCCAGAGAGCTACGGAAAGTATATGGAAGCAAAAAAA AGTTAA